The Populus trichocarpa isolate Nisqually-1 chromosome 2, P.trichocarpa_v4.1, whole genome shotgun sequence genome has a window encoding:
- the LOC7496872 gene encoding uncharacterized protein LOC7496872 — MVGVFKRSLSFPNKIPSRTLSKPTISYHNRSISLPCRSHPLISQLINEINELKTWSSKLENRTCVWLCDGLSRLKDVQDSLDDFLQLPQTRESLRRQPKWVEKLLEDFLRFVDVYGIFQTLVLAVKDDQVAAQVAIRKKDDSKIALYLKSRKKMAKEMAKLVSTVRCIARSPFPGLGSGPSVGDAELVRVIIDVIEVSVLVSFALFNGMSLSFASRKSSWIRLRLPKKVKIDEGIQEFQQIGVESLWGLGKKEDEEVRMVLKRMQELEGCIGDIETSGERVFRSLINTRVSLLNSLTQ; from the coding sequence ATGGTAGGCGTGTTCAAGCGCTCTCTTTCATTTCCTAACAAAATTCCTAGCCGTACTCTATCAAAACCAACCATCTCATACCACAATAGATCCATTAGTCTTCCATGCAGATCACATCCCTTGATTTCCCAGCTCATAAACGAGATCAATGAGCTTAAAACTTGGTCATCGAAGCTCGAAAACCGAACTTGTGTTTGGCTTTGTGATGGCTTGAGTCGTCTTAAGGATGTTCAAGATTCTTTAGATGATTTCCTTCAGCTACCTCAAACACGAGAATCTCTTCGTCGACAGCCTAAATGGGTGGAGAAGCTTCTTGAAGACTTTCTTCGTTTTGTTGATGTTTATGGAATCTTCCAAACATTAGTTTTGGCTGTTAAAGATGACCAAGTTGCTGCACAGGTAGCTATAAGAAAGAAGGATGACTCAAAGATTGCTTTATACCTCAAGTCTCGCAAGAAAATGGCTAAAGAAATGGCTAAACTTGTTTCCACAGTTCGATGCATCGCACGAAGCCCGTTTCCTGGATTGGGTTCAGGCCCCTCTGTTGGTGATGCTGAGTTGGTCCGTGTTATTATAGATGTTATCGAAGTTAGCGTGTTGGTTTCGTTTGCACTTTTTAATGGAATGTCGTTGTCTTTCGCGTCAAGAAAATCATCCTGGATTAGACTAAGGTTGCCGAAGAAGGTTAAGATTGATGAAGGAATTCAAGAATTTCAGCAAATTGGAGTTGAGAGTTTGTGGGGATTGGGAAAGAAGGAAGATGAAGAGGTGAGGATGGTTTTGAAAAGGATGCAAGAGTTGGAGGGGTGTATTGGTGATATTGAAACTAGTGGTGAAAGAGTGTTTAGGAGTTTGATTAACACTAGGGTTTCATTACTCAATAGTCTCACACAATAG
- the LOC7474581 gene encoding protein ALTERED PHOSPHATE STARVATION RESPONSE 1 — translation MGCSISRIDQLPAVSLCHDRCKFLEEALYQSYALADAHVAYMHSLKSLGPALHRFFDEALINNQSDSQSNGDSAAVTKLSKPSSPDIFCPSSSTNSETSHIDFRSDSEDEEFKDNKDLDSLHRVHKSQFNPFSYDHLDDNEYDYPAWKTPPPPAPSSSAWDFLNFFETYERYELPTKDKEFVNGIRLEGKCGKNGEEDRREAEKGNNVKQKKEAKVVEEKKVEYVKEESKESKDLGHQAKIQSVLEVMKGVEVLFDKAAESGNEVLKIFDAGKFRYYYKNSVYQGVSSKMLHTVTPSFSEKNGSVHGDFDEDLGIISVNLSSTLRKLCLWEKKLYHEVKAEEKLRLILAKNCGQMNILGEKGADANKVNSTQPLLRMLSTKITVAIQVIDKISITISKLRDEELWPLISDLIEKLLDMWKVMLECHRCQSQAVVETRSLDAVASNVKFSDAYLEAAIQLKIELQNWNLSFSNWINAQRGYVRALNGWLLRCLPSELEETLDDVPPFSPGRTGAPLVFAFCNQWSLAIDRVSEMEVIYAMNGLFDIVNQFLERHHVYLQQRLTTDKDMVKKMKILEREGQRLQKVIQARGKTFQAGRAVHRSEMTDNSSLQFGLRQIFVAIEQFSADTMHGYEELHVHIEHSRLGQENPAAP, via the exons ATGGGCTGCTCCATTTCAAGGATTGACCAGCTCCCTGCAGTGTCTCTATGCCATGACCGATGTAAGTTCCTTGAAGAAGCTCTCTACCAAAGCTATGCCCTCGCCGATGCTCATGTTGCTTACATGCACTCCCTCAAGTCCCTCGGCCCTGCACTTCACCGCTTCTTTGATGAAGCCCTCATCAATAACCAGTCTGACTCTCAATCTAATGGCGATTCCGCGGCTGTTACCAAACTCAGTAAACCCTCTTCGCCTGATATTTTCTGTCCCTCAAGTTCTACAAACTCGGAGACTTCTCACATTGATTTCCGTTCTGATTCAGAagatgaagaatttaaagaCAACAAAGATCTTGATTCGCTTCATAGAGTCCATAAAAGTCAGTTTAATCCGTTTTCTTATGATCATCTTGACGATAATGAGTACGATTACCCAGCTTGGAAAACTCCTCCACCTCCGGCTCCAAGTAGTTCAGCCTGGgatttcttgaatttctttgaAACATATGAAAGATATGAGTTACCGACCAAGGATAAGGAATTTGTGAATGGAATTCGTTTAGAAGGTAAATGTGGTaaaaatggagaagaagatAGGAGGGAAGCAGAGAAAGGTAACAATGTGAAGCAGAAGAAGGAGGCTAAAGtggtagaagaaaagaaagttgaatATGTGAAAGAGGAAAGTAAAGAGAGTAAAGATTTAGGCCATCAGGCTAAAATCCAAAGTGTCTTGGAGGTTATGAAAGGAGTAGAGGTTTTGTTTGACAAAGCTGCAGAGTCAGGAAATGAagtcttgaaaatatttgatgctGGGAAATTCAGATATTATTACAAAAATTCTGTTTATCAAG GAGTTTCTTCCAAGATGTTGCACACTGTTACTCCGTCTTTTTCAGAGAAGAATGGTTCTGTTCATGGGGACTTTGATGAGGATTTGGGGATAATTTCTGTGAATCTGTCTTCTACTCTTAGAAAGCTGTGCTTGTGGGAGAAGAAACTCTATCATGAAGTCAAG GCTGAGGAAAAATTGCGTCTCATTCTTGCGAAGAACTGTGGGCAGATGAACATCTTGGGTGAGAAAGGCGCTGATGCCAATAAAGTTAACTCCACTCAACCTTTACTCCGGATGCTATCTACGAAGATCACAGTTGCAATTCAAGTTATTGACAAGATATCAATTACTATCAGTAAATTGAGGGATGAAGAGTTGTGGCCACTGATCAGTGACTTGATTGAAAA GTTACTGGATATGTGGAAAGTTATGTTAGAATGCCACAGATGTCAGTCCCAGGCAGTTGTCGAAACCAGGAGTTTGGATGCCGTTGCTTCCAATGTGAAGTTTAGTGATGCCTATCTTGAAGCAGCAATACAGCTCAAGATTGAGCTACAAAACTGGAATCTAAGCTTTTCCAATTGGATCAATGCACAAAGAGGCTACGTCAGAGCATTGAATGGTTGGCTTCTGAGGTGTCTTCCATCTGAACTTGAAGAAACTCTAGATGATGTGCCACCATTCTCCCCTGGTAGGACAGGAGCACCTCTGGTGTTTGCGTTCTGTAACCAGTGGTCACTTGCCATTGACAGGGTCTCAGAGATGGAGGTAATTTATGCAATGAATGGATTATTCGATATTGTAAATCAGTTCCTGGAACGACATCATGTTTACCTACAGCAAAGACTGACTACAGACAAGGACATggtgaagaaaatgaagatctTGGAGAGGGAGGGGCAAAGGTTGCAAAAGGTGATTCAAGCTCGAGGGAAGACGTTTCAAGCCGGTAGAGCTGTACATCGAAGCGAAATGACCGATAATAGTAGTCTTCAGTTTGGTCTGAGACAAATTTTTGTAGCCATAGAGCAGTTCTCTGCCGATACCATGCACGGTTATGAGGAGCTTCATGTGCACATTGAACATAGTAGACTCGGTCAAGAGAATCCAGCAGCTCCTTAA